From the Malaclemys terrapin pileata isolate rMalTer1 chromosome 11, rMalTer1.hap1, whole genome shotgun sequence genome, the window CCAGACTGGGACTGGTCCTCTgcagctggtcaccctataccATGGGGCATGTGCCTGTAGTCTAGGCATCTTCCCCTCCTGCCACTCACTCACACTTCAGTCCCTTCATTGGCTTCTGCTCCTTGTCCTCTTCTTCCAGGCCTTCCATAACCATGACCTCGtatctctgctctcatttccttCCGTGCTCCGTGCAGTTCCCTCTTTTCCCCTCTTGGCGGGAACAGCCTCCCGTGCACTCCCCCAAATCCtctccacagcctcccttccccAAAGGGCATTATCTTGCCTGGATTGAAAGGGAGCAGAGTACATGTCAATGCGGGACTCTACTGGGACTGAGTCACGTGTGGGATACTTGGTAAGAGAATACCCCTAATATTGCCCTTCTGCTCCTTACAGGGGGAAGACGTTCTCATCCCGTTAACGCATGGGGTGTGGCGGAGGCCGCCGCTGAAGACAGAAGGCTGGAGCACTTGCTACTTGATAATCGTAGCTTTTAATGTTGCACCTCTCTGGGCTCTTCCGGAATACAACCAATCGGGTTCTGTTTTGTACAAGTTTGGGAAGTAATCTGCGGAAACAAGCTGTGCTTGCAAGGACTTACTAgttcaaaaacaaaccaaccttaATTCCATTTTGATCAgtttaatttcttctctttttcttttttcttttccagctGTTTTGCTTTGCAATATGTTACTGGTAATGAGTTGCAGTATTTCTTATGAGAATAATGCAATATTAACTTGTTTTCTTCTGAGTATTTGAGTTCAAAACTCCTGTATCTGAAGAAATACTGTTGGGGTTCATTAATAAAGGAGATCTTTCTATCTTAACAGCTTGTGAGAGTTTGGATTGTTATAGAAATTAGACCTGGAAAAGCCCTATGATGTCCCACTTAGCACGTCCCAGTGATAACATAGGAGTGTTCTCTGCGTCCTGGACAGAACGCAGGTTGAACAAGCATTTCTGGTGTAAGCACTTTCACTTGCTTGCAACCTCTTCAATCTTTTGGGCTGAAATTGGGCAAGGTCAGGCTCAGCCCGGGAGTGAATTCAGCACCGAGCTCAACCAAAGATGGGTTTGATTTTGAAAAACGGAGGCGAAAGTATTTTCTCCACTGTCATGTGAAATGTGATCCTTGATCAGCTGTGGTGTCACAGCTAACGGTGCTGAATCGTGAACTGCTGCCGGGGGATAGCCCTATAGTGCCCTCTGCCCTTGTGAAAATTGCCTGATGTGTGAAAAGTGAATGGTGTAAACCCTCTGCACACGCTCACTAATACAGTGTGGTCCCTTCCTGCTCTATGCCGCTCCCCTCTGGGCTCTGCGCACTTGGGTGTAGCTTAGGACAATGTAAAGGGAGCCCTGACTCCAGCATGATGTAGAAAAGTGTGCAGAAAAGTGTCCAGGACTCCTGCCTTCGTGGTGATCCCTGCTGTGTGGGTGTTTCACTGTTGCCAGTTGCAGATGTGGGAACATCTCTACCTTCATttcgttttaaaaaaaactaggcaATTCCATTTAAACAACACAGTGAAGGAGGAAGGCAGGACGGCCATGCTAGGTAAGGTTACTGGGGCAGTCCACTCGCTGCTGTCATAGGTGCTCTGTTACACTTCACACCACCTCTCTCCATAGCACCTTGGATTGCCCCAAGCCCCTGGCTATCCCTCCACTTCCACCCTTCTGTTACATTCAGGTGGAGGGAAATATCAGGACAGTACCGAGGAGATAAACCAAGAATATTCCGTGCAGGCTAAGCCTTCTGAAGAAGACCTCTTGTAGCAGTGTTGACCTCGGGCTTATCTGATACCAGCTCTCCCCTCTGTGTGTGAAGCTACGGTTTGTTCTCATTCCGTTCATTTTAACAGGAGTATAAGCCTCTCCCATTACAGGTTGTCCTTGTAAGCCACCTGCGAGGGTCACTGGGTCAGGGACTGTGTGTTACAGTGTGCATTTGGTTCATGGCTAGAGCGCCGAGGTGCTCGGCTAATAGAATAGGAAGGCAGATTTGCACAGGAAGGAACAGCAGGCCATGCATGGGGGACCAGGGGAGCAGCCTATGCAAATTGGGCATCAAAGCTGGGCACATGTAAGTGTCAGCTACGTGGAAGGGCAGAGCCTGAAACAGTCTGGGCCTGTTGTCTCATACTGGCTATTCCCCAGAGCTGTCATGCCACTGCTTGTACTGGGCAGGCCAGGGAAAGCCAGCAGCCCCCTGCCTAGAGGAATGCCTTCACTTTTCAGTCCTCTGGGGGCCTTTTCCTGTCACTGGACAAATAAAAGGTGAGTGATTGAAGACTCCCTGGGCAGGGGAAGGGTTGGGGTCCAGCCCGGGAGTAGGATAATGCACCTGTgggagccactgaagacccagagGGTGACTTAGTGTAGGGTAAGAAACCTCTCCACAACCTGAGAAGGTGGGGAGTGGGATCACTTCACTGTTAAAGGTTGTACTTCTCTTCCTTGCTAACCCCCAACTGTAAGGAACCAGTTCCCATCTGCACAGCCTCTGTTGCCCATAGTGCTCCAGCATCTCTTGCAGGGGAGACACTTATTTAATGTTCAGGTCTGACAAGGAGGCGTTACCGCCTTCCCCAAAGAGCACGTCCCGCACACAAGCAGCCCCTCTTAGTCCTGACAGCAGCAGAGCCTAATGCCCAGCCGGATCTTCGCTATTTCACTTAACTACTGGCAGGTACCATCTGTGAGCTGCCTCTCCCCCTAGGAGCTTCCAGCTGCTGGCTTCCTTTGTGCCCTTGCCATGTGTGAGCTAAATGGCGCATCCCGCACGGGTGTCCGGACAAACCGGAGGTAACAAGAGCCATTGCAAAGTGCTTGGAAGATCTTTATTCAGCAGTATTCCAATCACAGCAGAGCACAGCCCTCTCTAGAAGACAATGCAACCCACACCCCTGGCTTGTTGAATCAGACTGAAAGGAGCTGCAAGTGCAGCAGTGGTAGATCGAGATTTGCCTCTTTACTGAATTACTTCCTCCGATTGCTGCGCAATCACTTTCCCATCCACAATCTCCTGGGTGGTGACCACCACCTTCTTAATGGTCTGCCTCCGGGAGcctgagagagaaggggaaaggggTTATTAGACTGGTACCAGACTCCTGCAGCTCCCTTCTGCTCCGATCTGTGCTGCAGACAGGGACTCATGCCAGGGAAGTGTTGAAGAGGAAGTGCCGGGGGTGACGTAGGACAGCTGGAGTCACCCAACAACTGCAACCTAGAAGCAAGGCGCTTCAGAGGCTGCAGTGAGCACAAGTCTTGGTGCAgagacgaggggattagctcagTGCTCTGGGTGAAGGGTGCTACTACTGGACggacagagggctgggaggcCTTTGTGGAAGCATTAGCTGCTAGCTCAACGGGCCAATGCACCAATGTGCTGCTTCTCAGATGACCGAACTGAGCCAGCCTGCTGCTCCATCTCCCACTGCAGAGTCTCCTTTGGGTGCCCTGTCCCCTACCCTGTTTTCTGGAGTGGATGGGCAGTGGTTTTACTCCAAACATGCCAGGCCTGGAACTCTACTTTCGAACAGGACAGAAGACCAAGGCTGAAGGACACTGCCGCATTGGTAGAAAAGGAACAGTAGCAAGATAAGAGGACAATTCTGGCACGTTGAGCGtgatcacacaggaagcctgcaaGCAGATTTGTGCCAGGGCAGACCTGTACAGCGAAGAATGTTGGTCTCCAACTAGCTAGCGCCCCTACGCTAATAGCACCACCTGGGGTCACTTACCCGTGCTGGCTGGATTCAGCAGTTCCTCTCTGCAAACACAAAACATGGCAGCGTTTGTGTGATCCCTGTCCCTGGGGGGAGGTGTGATTTGCTTACAGTAGGCACCTCTCCCTGAACAGCCCTGGGCAACTGTAGTGACCCATGGGATTTGCATGTCTTTTGTTGCTTCCTCTCTTCATAGCAGCTGTTATGAATACAGTCTCTGCCTGGTAACTAAGGCTTGCAAAGGAACAGCATGGATCCATTACATGGGCTAAAAAACCATGCTCCActccctcctgctctgggcaACGCCTTTCCACCAGGTGCATGAGGTAGAAAAGGAATCCTGGTCCACTGACGGAGCCCCAGTCTCTCAGCCAAGGGCACTGGGCTATCTTTGCCTAGCCAAAAGTGCAGGTAAAGAAGCCCCGTCAGTGCAATGCCGGCTGATCAGAGACCACACCCCAGCCAGTGCTGATTTCACCCTGCATCCGGCAAGGAGACCGATAAAGCACGGCGCGGGAGCTGGCAGGACAAAGCGGTCTGGGATTCGGTCAATTGGCCCTGAACAGGAGGAGGAAGACCCCATATCTGGTGACAGAACGGGAGCAGAGAAACTAGAGTGACTTCCAAGGGTCGGTAGCACCCCACAGCCAGCGGGAGAGAGGGAGAGCACTGGCTGGAGTGTTCATGGCCCCGGGCGGTTACCTGTCTATCACTCCCTCAATCAACTGGCTGTATTGACTGATCTCATTCTCCAACTTGCTCTTCACATCCAGCAGGGCCTCGTAGTCCCGGGCCTGCCGCTCCAGGTCTGCCCGGCAGGCGgccagctcctcctgcagcttGGCGATGACGTGATTGAGGTGCGCCAGCTGGTCGTTGTAGCGGGCTTCTGTGTTCTCCAACGTGTTCTCCAGGGTTTCCACCTGGATAGGAGCAGGGCCCAGAGCGATTACCTGGCAGCCTGTGTGCAACTTACTGACGGATCTCAATACAATGGCTAGGCCACGGGGAGCCTGCACCAGCCCATGGATGTGGAACTCTACCACAGGGCAATATGGGACGGGACCAAGGCACCCAACACGTCCTAGGACTTGCACGGCCTGACGTACAGCTCCACCTGGGCTCCCACCAGTCTGAGGCAGGTGCCCGGTGTCCTTCAGAAGGTGCCTTTCCCTTCCCTTGCCATTAATGCTCCGATCCGACCTAGGCTCACCCCATAATTTGGGCACTTAGTTTACTGGTCTCTCCACAAGCATGTGGGTAGTCGGTGCTCTCGGGACTGTTGCATCTGAGCAAGGGACGAGACCAGGATCCCAGCAGTTAGGGGGAAGTCTGGCCTGAGAATGAggcagctattttttttaaataaaaacctctATCCCCACTGGAGCTGGTATGTGGTGGGCTGCTCGTCCTGTGACGGTGTAGCTGGCATTAGGACCGGCTCACTTGGCGCCTACGGGTTACAGCAGGGTCCCCTTTCCAGGCTAAGGCATGGCTCTTGCTAAGGGGTAGTGGGCCTGTAACCAGAGAGACTGACGCAGCCATCAGTTTCAGCCTGGGCCCGCATGGACTCAGGggagaaaataaatataatagcTATCTCcagtaatttatttttatctcctagaactggaagggaccttgaaaggtcatcaagtccagccccctgccttcactagcaggaccaagtactgatttttgccccagatccctaagtggccccctcaaggattgtatcagaggggtagctgtgttagtctgaatctgtaaaaagcaacagagggtcctgtggcacctttgagactaacagaagtactgggagcataagctttcgtgggtaagaacctcacttcttcagatgcaagatcctcaaggattgaactcacaaccctgggtttagcaggccagtgctcaaaccactgagctatccctccactgAGCCTCCTCCTGGGGCATGTAACTCAGTCCCTCCTCCACCTGGCTCACGACACAGCTTTAGGAGAAGGGCAATAAGAGTGAAAACCTCATGTCCTTCCTAAGGAAAGAGGCTCACTGGGAGAGGGaagaacccagccccaccccggagtGGGTCttgggtgtttttttcccccccatctcaAACTCCTGCTTCCTCAGACTGCAGGAGGAGACCGTTGCCCTGCCAGGGAAGCAGCACATGCTGCCAGGAACAGAGCTGGGGGAAAGCAGGGTCTCGTCACCATTTTCTGGAGGGTCTGGCGTTCGATCTCCAGGCCCTGAAGCTGCCGCCGCAGCTCACTCAGCTCGCTCTTGGCTTCCTCCAGGGCTTGGGTGTTCACGTTAGCTTCCTGGGACAGCGTGTCGAACTATGGGAAAGGAGAGGGACACCATGGTTATGCCCGAGACCGTCATGGCGCGGGGTCGCAGCCGCTCTCCTCGCTTCTCCCCTCACCTTGGCCTTGTACCAGCTCTCGGCATCGTCCCGGTTCTGCTCGGCCACTTTCTCGTACTGTTTCCGGATCTGGGCGATGCTCTCACTCAGCTCCTGCTTCTTTGGGTTGTCCACCTCCACGGTCACGTCAGAGTTAGCGATCAGTGCCCTGAGGGCCTCCGCTTCCTGCAGAGAGGGCAACGGGGTGTTAGCGGCTCCCAGTCCTGCGCTGGTTGCCCCCAAGCGCCGTCACCCCAGTCAAAGCACGGCCAAGCCAGCCACGTTCCCACACCtccagctgcccctgcccagccttTACCTCCTTGTGGCTCTTGCGCAGGTGAGCGAGTTCCTCCTTGAGCCCCTCCAGCTCCGCCTCCTGCTTCATGCGCAGGAAGTTGGTGTCCTCCATGATCTTGCGCAGCCCCTGGGTGTCCTTCTGCACGCTGTCACACCcggcctgctctgcctccagcctgagaagaggaaggggagagatCAGACCCTGCCAGAGGGCGGAGGGGCGGATTTCAGACACATTGCATTGCAAGCACTGACTGCAGGAAGCTTCCTTGGATCAAGACAAGGACGAGTTAACCCAGCAAGGTGTGAGTAACGCTGGAGCCTGCAGCTTCAGACACGTCCCAATtccagggggaggggcacaacAGAAATGCGGACAGACCCTTTCAAAGCACTGATGTGACCAGTAGTCTGGAAAACACCAGCCGCCTTAGCGACACATCGGGGAGGGAGCTGCCCCCAGGGCAGGAACCTTCGAACTCGGCAAGGCAAGTTGCTTTGTGAAAGTTCTGGGCATGATGGTTAAAGGCAGCAGGCAGTGGATTTGTCCAAGCCAGCCCCAGGACTAGCAGATCTTACAAAGAAAGGCTTCAGCGTTAAACACGTTCAGTCGTGTGGGGGGAAGGCAGCGAGAAGTGTAGGAAAGGGACGGGGGTCTGGTACCCAGAGAGCCTGAAGCTAGTGGAGGCTGGCGTGGGCAACTtctcccagaatcagcattcaGGGCAGACGCTGAGCGCCTGTCCTGCACCTCTGTAACAGGACGCCCCACCGGGAAATAGCTCCTCTCTGGCGCACTGACCTGTTGGAAATACCCTCTAATGCCAGAGGGCAACACTAATTCAGGGGCTTGCTTCTGTTTCCTCCCCCCCGTTGAGCTGCTGGTCAAGGGAAACCATGCCCCGAAGTGCcccgagcctctgtttgccggacactgggaatgggcgacaggggatggatcacttgctgattccctgttctggtcattccctctggggcacctggcattggccattgtcagacaggacactgggctggatggaccattggtctgacccagtctggctgttcttgcGTGTTTGGGAGACCAGCAAGGGAAACCAGATTCTCTGCCCTGCATTGTAGCGGGAATCCACTCCCACCTTTCTAGACTGACACTGTGCACCTGCCAAGTTGGGCAAGGTGCCCGGGATTCCAGCTTGATGCTAGGAGTGGCGACTGGAAGAAAGAGGGAGGAGTTAGAAGTGGACATGTACTTAGCGTTCAACCACATGGAGTTGCTCCAGGGAAGAAATGTGGGGATCAGAATTAAGAgtcagatttcaaggccagaagggatcgttgactatctactctgacctcccaCAGGGCAGAGAATTTCACCTAGTAACTTGGGAAGTTGTCCTGTGCATGAGTTTTAATGCTTGGGCAATGCACAGAACCCCAGGGACAGAGTTCAGCTCTGAGAAGTTTGACCGCAGTAGTGGATTGCTACAGGTTCACAGCCGTTGAGTGGGTCTGTCCCCCCAGTCAGGGGGAGCATCCTCTGCTCTACGCACAGCTCAAGCGGCAGTAGCGGGGGGAGTGAGGCGACCTACTTGACCTTGAAGTCATCGGCCGCCAGCCTGGCATTATCGatttgcagcagcagcttggcattGTCCATGTTGAGATCCTCCACCTGCAAGAGAGGCAAGGGACTTCAGGTGGGGATGCTAAAGCGATACGCatacttcccccccacacacacacctctccacaGAGAGGTCTTACAACTGAGGAACCCAGCTGCAGAGATGTTAAAGTCCATCACCGCGTGTCTATCCCTTAGAGAGACAGGCCCAAGGTAGGATCTTGGGACCTGACCTGCTGTCCTAGCCTCAGCTCTGCAGATTCCCTCTGGGTCGTGCGTCACTTAAGGCCAGTTTTACCGAGGTGCTGCTGATGTCAGCGAGAGCTGTAGGAGTTCTGTATCTCTCAATTCAAGCCCCTTATCTCTGGGCCTGGCTTTCTGCTCGCCCGGGTATGCAGTGATCAATAGAACATGAAGCTCTTTGAAGGGGAACAGGCCCCTACCAtggattaaggccagaagggatgattAGATCCAGTGTGATCAATGCTAGGTCTTTATTACTATAAACCTGCCCACTCCCAGACTTCCTCCTTCCGTGCACATGCTGACCCAGATTCCTATAGGGCAGGCACCCGTCCACCCCATATGCAGTGCTGCCCACAGCTGCAGTGTGCACGGATGCTCGTTGAAAATAGCCATTTGAAACCCTGGCCTCCCTCAGGctgtccccgccccccttcccggCAAACCCCGGTCCCCTCCCAGTCACCCTGTCCATCCCCCACATTCCCATCCCTTGCCCTTGTCCTCTTCCAGTTCTTCCCCCCAACAGCAAGTCTGGGGCatctggtcagggccggctccagggttttggctgccccaagcagcccaaaaaaaaaaaaaaaaaaaaaagccgcgctctgcggtggcaattcagcgggaggtcctttgctccgagccagagtgagggaccgtccgccgaatagctggacgtgccgcccctctccggagtggccgccccaagcacctgcttgacaagctggtgcctggagccagccctgcacctggTCATCCCCCAGATACAGTAACCTGGTGCTCGTATAACCCCTTATTATCTGCTAAGCACCTCCCAGGCCTTGATTTTCACCACTCCTcgaaggcagggcagggctagtgTCCCCCTTTCAAAGAGGGAGAACGGGGGCACAGAGATTCCCAAGTCccagggagtggagcagggaattgagcccAGGTTGGGAAAACCCCAGGCCTGAACCACTGGGCCGTCCTTCCAACTCCTGCCATTGTGGTCTCTAAGTGACATGATATTACAATGTACACACCCACCCCTGCAGGGCCAATCGGGGGGGGATCAGGAGAGCATTTGGTctgggcctcaaatttagacacttgttaattttttggcatttgataagtttcacaatttgtttttatgcaCATCCCTATCAGACCAAAACGTGACACTCTCAGCTCAGCGCTGccaatttaagcaaataagaggtgatttggtaaaagacaattttttttttgttaactgctGTCGATTGTCATActaaagagtttaaaatgttcataaataataaaaatatattggttcTGATAGCACAGGATTAGACCATgtcctcttttatttttattatggctgggGGGCCTCAAGAGCTGGAAGTGGCCCGGGCCCCTCTGGCCCTCAGAGGGCCTGCACCCCTGCAATGCCCTTATCTCAGCCTTGATCCCCTCTTCAGCTTAGCTCCTCCTGAAATAAGTTCAGAGCCGGCAGCTCAAGTGCAGAAGGAACCTGCCAGTGGGTTTCATGTTTCAGAAACTGGCACATTTGCAAAGCAAAACAAGGCGTTTGTTTGCCCCACAGGGCTCTTTGCGCCAGCGGGTTGGGTTACAGCAAAGTCAAGCCAAGGGCAGGTGGCATCTCTTCCCTGGACCCCAGTAGCGTCTAGTCAGATCGCCGAGGCACGTTCCAGGGAGGAGAATTTAACTGGGCTGGAAGATCCAGCTGCTAGCAGCGGCACTTCCGTGGAAGCACCTGAAAACAAGCCGCTTTCTGCTGTCTGGGCTGGGTCCAGAGCTCCTTCGAATCTAGGGAGGCCATTGAGTCATGGACCTACGCTGCTGTTCCCAGAAGAGTCCTCAACTTCCTTCAGCATCACCtgcctagcccccccccccccattcagacACCTGGCCAGGTTTCCTCTCTTGAGCTGGCATAAGCAGAAGCTGGCCAAGCAAGATACAGCTGCAGCGTTTcacccagaagcagctgcatttcaggggtGGGGGAAACGATCCCTGTGTCTTGGGAGCCCCACTgagagggaggggctgtgtctccATGGCGCTCATGGCAGGACCAGAGACCCGTTGAGGTAGAAGACAGCACATCCAGTGCAAGATTAGGTCTGTCGGAGGTACCCCCGGCTTCCCTACGGCAATGATTGAGGAGTCTGATGGGAGACAGAACAcaggtctctctctcccttccaggc encodes:
- the LOC128845368 gene encoding keratin, type I cytoskeletal 18-like gives rise to the protein MSRSRSGSLAGSPRPWPGFSAGSMYGGAGGSEPRVSGSRLQALLPGLRANLDSLWAGSQQEALQGLNERLAGYLQRVRGLEAANRALEEEIAQVRARRGGAGQRDWEACERPLEELRKQVEDLNMDNAKLLLQIDNARLAADDFKVKLEAEQAGCDSVQKDTQGLRKIMEDTNFLRMKQEAELEGLKEELAHLRKSHKEEAEALRALIANSDVTVEVDNPKKQELSESIAQIRKQYEKVAEQNRDDAESWYKAKFDTLSQEANVNTQALEEAKSELSELRRQLQGLEIERQTLQKMVETLENTLENTEARYNDQLAHLNHVIAKLQEELAACRADLERQARDYEALLDVKSKLENEISQYSQLIEGVIDRLPEADH